Proteins found in one Erythrobacter sp. KY5 genomic segment:
- a CDS encoding GntR family transcriptional regulator codes for MAKASDLAYETIRAMVLSGELSPGEQLSEETLAERCGVSRTPVRDALRRLEAELLVRKNESQRSFVADWSVDDVADAFELRAMMEGHAAKRAAERMTPQVLDDLRRINTKLCAAIQKRPGPDIAGFLEHNKQFHELILKAADSRRLTTLLSALIEQPVVWRTAQHYGAEAFNRSHNEHDDLLSAFARKDGPWAEAIMAGHIRRAFHVYADAHRGLASIEDAA; via the coding sequence GTGGCCAAGGCATCCGATCTTGCATATGAGACCATTCGAGCGATGGTGCTTTCGGGGGAACTTTCCCCCGGAGAACAGCTGAGCGAAGAGACGTTGGCGGAACGTTGCGGTGTATCCAGAACGCCGGTGCGCGATGCCTTGCGGCGACTCGAAGCCGAGCTGCTGGTTCGCAAAAACGAATCGCAGCGCAGTTTCGTTGCCGACTGGTCCGTTGACGATGTAGCCGATGCATTCGAGCTGCGCGCGATGATGGAAGGCCATGCCGCAAAGCGCGCTGCGGAGCGCATGACCCCGCAAGTGCTCGACGACCTAAGACGAATAAATACAAAGCTTTGCGCCGCTATTCAAAAGCGCCCCGGGCCAGACATTGCCGGCTTTCTTGAGCATAACAAGCAGTTCCACGAACTGATCCTGAAGGCCGCCGACTCGCGCCGCCTGACCACCTTGCTCAGCGCTCTGATCGAACAGCCGGTCGTGTGGCGCACCGCGCAGCATTACGGCGCGGAGGCGTTCAACCGGTCGCATAACGAGCATGACGACCTGCTCTCCGCATTCGCGCGCAAGGATGGCCCGTGGGCCGAAGCGATCATGGCCGGCCACATTCGCCGCGCTTTCCACGTGTATGCCGATGCGCATCGAGGCCTTGCCAGCATTGAAGATGCGGCGTGA
- a CDS encoding TonB-dependent receptor: MRNTKTILASGVALCAVLPLTPAMAQQTTAVSADEDDNAIIVTARRQSETLAEVPSAVTVFTADAIRSAGIENADDFAQLTPGVTIVTGTAEAGDTQINIRGINGARDAESSVALLVDGILKTNTAQLNQDQGTLRQIEILKGPQGALYGRNAAAGAIVIQTLKPSDRLEAGGLISFAEDNTYRANGYIAAPVGEGAGIVLSGSYFHTDGFFFNRFRNDDVVDNQETFTIDGRFVADLGPDTELDIKARYADVQGASINFNASFHLPEFGAVDPAFFEDVNEHPFDFYGNIRPVNEQETFEVSAKVEHDFGGLILTAWGLYSDVDQLLIADGTSADFARFTFPGATPDSVAASNACFASTAQLTGFPLNPPTFIGATPVPFIFDPANGSTFGAYSPTTCDGTQLQIRNQSDFSAEVRLASDNGGPVEWQVGAYFLTIDREVGVAIAADLGQGVSRELFNPAGSFNPTSQLLNDDFSTNVYAAFASVEWEVSDRFDVSIAGRYDIEDRSTSSLVPAVLDPFTGGPINPGQQVVNGVVQPIPDQSETFKQFQPKISLRYEVTPDLNLYANWGIGFKSGGFNNQGSAAIVDQTFNQFIGTNVLIEDQFRKETSSAFEAGIKGELLDGAVTFDLAGYYTDIDDLQFFEFFVGPFGLLRVVSNIDEVQIYGAEINLNAELLDGWSIYGSANVTESEIKANSSRPVTVGNESPYTADYTINIGTQVDLPVTSTVNFIGRADYRITGPTWFHTVQDDTSPTLFSGLLPGSALGLPAFFGDADYSVTQRDSFGVLDVRVGVEIDNISIIAFAENLTDERYLNEVIPAIEFGGSFLSPGGLRRFGVELGFEF; the protein is encoded by the coding sequence ATGCGCAATACAAAGACCATTCTGGCAAGCGGCGTCGCGCTTTGTGCGGTGCTCCCGCTCACCCCCGCGATGGCTCAACAGACCACTGCGGTGAGCGCAGATGAGGACGATAACGCGATCATCGTGACTGCGCGTCGCCAGTCTGAAACGCTCGCCGAGGTGCCATCGGCCGTCACAGTCTTCACCGCCGATGCGATCCGGTCAGCCGGCATCGAAAATGCGGACGATTTTGCGCAGCTAACTCCCGGCGTCACCATCGTCACCGGTACCGCCGAAGCTGGGGATACCCAGATCAACATTCGCGGTATCAATGGTGCACGCGACGCGGAAAGCTCGGTCGCGCTCTTGGTCGACGGCATCCTGAAGACCAACACCGCACAGCTTAATCAGGATCAGGGCACGCTGCGTCAGATTGAAATTTTGAAAGGTCCGCAAGGCGCACTTTACGGCCGCAACGCTGCGGCGGGGGCAATCGTCATCCAGACATTGAAGCCGTCAGACCGCTTGGAAGCCGGCGGCCTAATCTCCTTTGCCGAGGACAATACCTACCGCGCCAATGGCTACATCGCGGCTCCGGTCGGCGAGGGTGCGGGGATCGTCCTGTCGGGCAGCTATTTCCACACCGACGGATTTTTCTTCAACCGCTTCCGGAACGACGATGTCGTCGACAATCAGGAAACCTTCACTATCGACGGTCGGTTCGTCGCCGATCTTGGCCCCGATACCGAGCTCGACATCAAAGCGCGCTACGCCGATGTTCAGGGCGCTTCGATCAACTTCAACGCCTCGTTCCACCTGCCCGAATTCGGAGCGGTCGATCCGGCCTTCTTCGAGGACGTGAACGAGCACCCTTTCGATTTCTACGGCAATATCCGCCCGGTCAACGAGCAGGAGACCTTCGAGGTGTCTGCCAAGGTCGAACATGATTTTGGCGGGCTAATTCTCACCGCATGGGGTCTTTACAGCGACGTCGACCAGCTGCTGATCGCGGATGGCACCTCGGCTGATTTTGCGCGCTTCACCTTTCCCGGAGCGACACCGGATTCGGTCGCGGCGTCCAACGCCTGTTTCGCGAGCACCGCGCAGCTGACAGGTTTCCCGCTCAACCCGCCGACCTTCATCGGCGCAACGCCGGTGCCCTTCATCTTCGACCCGGCGAACGGTTCGACCTTCGGCGCCTACAGCCCCACGACCTGCGACGGCACGCAGCTGCAGATCCGCAACCAGAGCGATTTCAGCGCCGAGGTCCGCCTCGCCTCCGACAATGGCGGTCCGGTCGAGTGGCAGGTGGGCGCATATTTCCTGACTATCGACCGCGAGGTTGGCGTCGCCATCGCAGCCGATCTGGGGCAGGGCGTATCGCGCGAATTGTTCAATCCCGCCGGTTCGTTCAACCCAACCTCGCAGCTGCTCAACGACGATTTCTCGACCAACGTCTACGCCGCGTTCGCTTCGGTTGAGTGGGAAGTCAGTGACCGCTTCGATGTGAGCATTGCAGGCCGCTATGATATCGAGGACCGCTCAACCAGCAGCCTCGTGCCTGCCGTGCTCGATCCGTTCACCGGCGGCCCGATCAATCCGGGTCAGCAGGTCGTAAACGGCGTGGTGCAGCCGATCCCGGACCAGTCGGAAACCTTCAAGCAGTTCCAGCCGAAAATATCGCTGCGCTACGAGGTGACGCCCGATCTCAATCTCTACGCAAACTGGGGCATCGGGTTTAAGTCCGGCGGCTTCAACAATCAGGGTTCGGCGGCGATTGTCGACCAGACCTTCAACCAGTTCATCGGCACGAACGTCCTAATCGAAGACCAGTTTCGCAAGGAAACCTCCTCCGCTTTCGAGGCGGGGATCAAGGGCGAGTTGCTGGATGGCGCGGTGACGTTCGACCTTGCGGGTTACTACACCGACATCGACGACCTTCAGTTCTTCGAATTCTTCGTCGGTCCATTCGGCCTGTTGCGCGTGGTCTCGAATATCGATGAGGTCCAGATTTACGGCGCAGAGATCAACCTGAACGCCGAACTGCTCGACGGTTGGAGCATCTACGGCTCTGCCAACGTGACCGAGAGCGAGATCAAGGCCAATTCCTCGCGACCTGTCACGGTCGGCAACGAATCGCCCTACACCGCCGATTACACGATCAATATCGGTACTCAGGTCGATCTGCCGGTCACCAGCACCGTCAACTTTATCGGTCGTGCGGACTATCGCATCACCGGCCCGACATGGTTCCACACCGTTCAGGACGACACTTCGCCGACCCTGTTCAGCGGATTGCTGCCCGGATCGGCGCTCGGTCTGCCGGCATTCTTTGGCGATGCAGATTATTCGGTCACGCAGCGCGACAGTTTCGGAGTTCTGGACGTGCGCGTCGGCGTGGAGATCGACAACATCTCGATCATCGCCTTTGCCGAAAACCTCACCGATGAGCGTTATCTCAACGAGGTAATCCCCGCGATCGAGTTTGGCGGATCGTTCCTGTCACCCGGCGGTCTGCGCCGCTTCGGTGTGGAGCTTGGCTTCGAGTTCTAG